Proteins from one Paenibacillus amylolyticus genomic window:
- a CDS encoding DMT family transporter has translation MNTAHTRGYAYIAAVLYAAIIGLSFLFVKMTVTVAHPIDVLAHRFALSLIVVSIPVILGWIKIRLSLRDLSRIIPLGLLSPVLFFAFQAFGLVSSNSSEAGIIQAMAPVFTLVLASVFLKERTSAMQKLFLLLSVAGVVFIFIMQGSGMSIGNLKGIALLLLSTVCFAGYGVLARPLTQKYKPMELTWVTLMVGCVVFNAASLIRHASSGSMLDYIKPFGEASYLGALAYLAILSTMISTLLASYALTHLEASQMSVFSNLSTLISIVGGAWILHEPVGGYHYVGALLIIAGVLGTNMSGRKHGLVIETKA, from the coding sequence ATGAACACAGCACACACTAGGGGATACGCTTATATCGCAGCTGTATTGTACGCCGCTATTATCGGTCTATCTTTTTTATTTGTTAAAATGACGGTCACTGTTGCACATCCGATTGATGTGCTTGCCCATCGCTTCGCACTATCGCTGATCGTTGTCAGCATTCCTGTCATTTTGGGTTGGATCAAAATCCGACTCAGCCTTCGTGATCTGTCGAGAATCATCCCACTGGGGCTGTTATCTCCCGTCTTATTTTTTGCCTTTCAAGCCTTTGGTCTCGTCTCGTCCAACTCATCGGAAGCAGGTATTATTCAGGCTATGGCCCCTGTATTCACACTCGTTCTCGCTTCAGTCTTCCTGAAAGAACGCACATCCGCAATGCAGAAGCTGTTCCTGCTGCTGTCTGTTGCTGGAGTAGTCTTTATTTTCATCATGCAGGGAAGCGGCATGTCTATAGGCAACCTGAAGGGCATTGCATTATTGCTGCTATCCACGGTCTGTTTTGCAGGTTATGGCGTGCTTGCCAGACCATTAACCCAGAAATATAAACCCATGGAATTAACATGGGTCACTCTGATGGTTGGTTGTGTTGTGTTTAACGCCGCTTCCCTGATCCGCCATGCTTCCAGCGGCTCCATGCTGGATTACATCAAACCCTTTGGTGAAGCATCCTATCTGGGTGCACTCGCTTATCTGGCGATTCTCTCCACCATGATCTCCACCCTGCTCGCGAGCTATGCCTTGACCCATCTGGAGGCTTCCCAAATGAGTGTATTCAGCAATCTGTCCACGCTCATCTCGATTGTAGGCGGTGCATGGATACTGCATGAACCCGTTGGTGGCTACCACTATGTTGGAGCATTACTGATCATCGCCGGTGTGCTTGGCACCAATATGAGTGGCCGTAAACATGGACTGGTCATTGAGACTAAAGCATGA
- a CDS encoding PLP-dependent aminotransferase family protein: protein MGAVRKYEVIAEALKQWIQEQMQQQDRRQWTDKGIRMPAVRVVAEQYQCSVSTAIRAYEWLEQRHLVYAIPQSGYYAVQNGTGAQDMDWQGSLDFASAAPDPRVFPYADFRHCVDQAMEKKQAELFMYGTEQGLPSLILLLQKQFSDYQVFARTEQFFITAGVQQALAVLALMSFPNGKRKVMLELPTYHNMPSLLSGLNVPIAGVRRTPTGLDWASLERQFAEEEFKFFYVMPRFHNPIGTSLTVAEKKRLIRLAQRYDVYLVEDDYLADLEDNTKQDPLWSYDTEGRVIYLKSYSKILFPGLRIGVAVLPSPLIESFGAYKKILDIDTSVLSQAALEIYVHSGMFAHHRKVIRNRYAARMHTVHEQLDLYPDFAPFMDAPRTGAEHTVLPLAGDMPLRVLLSRLQKRGVIVDTTERYYPEGTYQVHEDQMLRLNISNVPKQRIEEGMQVIREEILKLQIRQR, encoded by the coding sequence ATGGGTGCAGTGAGAAAATACGAAGTGATTGCGGAAGCATTAAAGCAGTGGATTCAGGAACAGATGCAGCAGCAGGATCGGCGCCAGTGGACAGATAAGGGCATTCGAATGCCAGCCGTTCGAGTTGTAGCGGAACAGTATCAATGCAGTGTAAGCACAGCAATTCGTGCATATGAGTGGTTGGAACAGAGGCATTTGGTGTACGCCATACCTCAATCCGGCTATTATGCCGTACAGAATGGGACAGGCGCACAGGATATGGACTGGCAGGGATCGTTGGATTTCGCTTCGGCTGCCCCTGATCCACGGGTGTTCCCTTATGCAGATTTTCGTCATTGTGTGGATCAGGCGATGGAGAAGAAGCAGGCAGAGTTATTCATGTATGGAACGGAGCAGGGATTACCCTCGCTCATTTTGCTGTTGCAGAAGCAGTTTTCGGATTATCAGGTGTTTGCGAGAACAGAGCAGTTCTTTATCACAGCAGGTGTGCAACAGGCGCTGGCTGTACTTGCATTAATGTCTTTTCCCAACGGAAAGAGAAAAGTAATGCTTGAACTGCCGACCTATCACAATATGCCCTCCCTGCTGAGTGGATTGAACGTGCCTATTGCCGGTGTAAGACGTACCCCAACTGGGCTGGACTGGGCATCACTTGAACGTCAGTTCGCTGAGGAAGAGTTCAAGTTTTTCTATGTCATGCCGCGCTTCCACAATCCGATTGGCACGTCGTTAACGGTCGCTGAGAAAAAGAGACTGATCCGGCTTGCACAGCGGTACGATGTGTATCTGGTGGAGGATGATTATCTGGCTGATCTGGAGGACAATACGAAACAGGACCCGCTATGGTCCTATGATACGGAAGGCCGGGTCATCTACCTCAAGAGTTATTCCAAAATTCTGTTTCCAGGCCTGCGCATCGGTGTAGCTGTTCTGCCCTCACCTCTCATTGAATCGTTTGGTGCATACAAAAAAATACTCGATATCGACACGTCCGTCCTGTCTCAAGCTGCTTTGGAGATATATGTGCACAGCGGGATGTTTGCCCATCATAGAAAAGTGATTCGTAACCGTTATGCTGCCCGAATGCACACGGTGCATGAACAACTGGACCTGTATCCAGACTTTGCTCCATTTATGGACGCTCCTCGAACAGGAGCGGAGCATACGGTGTTACCTTTGGCGGGTGATATGCCACTTCGTGTTCTGCTGTCCCGGCTCCAAAAGCGCGGAGTTATCGTTGATACAACTGAACGGTATTATCCG